In one Rhodococcus sp. B50 genomic region, the following are encoded:
- a CDS encoding polyprenyl synthetase family protein encodes MEDSLRQFFTSRSALIDSVGGGYRPAVDTLEAFVLRGGKRVRPRFAWTGWLGAGGDPAGPDAEAVLQACSALELVQAAALVHDDIIDASTTRRGFPTVHVEFTEQHRTAGWHGRAEQFGESVAILLGDLALVWADDMLHSAGLASETVARVTPVWAAMRTEVLGGQYLDIANEVAADESVEAAMRVNRFKTAAYTIERPLHIGAALAGADNDLIDAYRRFGTDIGLAFQLRDDLLGVFGDPEVTGKPSGDDLRSGKRTVLYALALETADTSDPAAARLLRGSIGTDLSDSQVEQVRSVLVDLGAVARIEDRITALTDSAFEALESSGATPEGKALLRESAVAATRRVA; translated from the coding sequence GTGGAGGACTCCCTCCGGCAGTTCTTCACCTCACGCTCCGCGTTGATCGACTCGGTGGGTGGTGGATACCGGCCGGCCGTCGACACACTCGAAGCGTTCGTGCTGCGCGGTGGCAAGAGGGTCCGTCCGCGCTTCGCGTGGACGGGCTGGCTCGGTGCCGGGGGTGATCCGGCGGGTCCGGACGCAGAGGCCGTCCTGCAGGCATGCTCCGCGCTCGAACTCGTGCAGGCCGCAGCGCTCGTTCACGACGACATCATCGACGCGTCCACCACGCGTCGCGGGTTCCCCACCGTGCACGTCGAGTTCACCGAACAGCATCGGACGGCGGGCTGGCACGGCAGGGCAGAGCAGTTCGGCGAATCCGTCGCGATCCTGCTCGGCGATCTCGCCCTGGTGTGGGCCGACGACATGCTGCACTCGGCCGGGCTCGCATCCGAGACCGTCGCGCGGGTGACGCCGGTCTGGGCCGCGATGCGCACCGAGGTGCTCGGCGGGCAGTATCTGGACATCGCCAACGAGGTGGCGGCGGACGAATCGGTGGAGGCCGCGATGCGGGTGAACCGGTTCAAGACGGCGGCGTACACGATCGAACGTCCCTTGCATATCGGTGCCGCCCTCGCCGGCGCCGATAACGACCTGATCGATGCCTACCGCCGCTTCGGCACCGACATCGGCCTGGCGTTCCAGTTGCGCGACGACCTGCTCGGGGTGTTCGGCGACCCGGAGGTCACCGGAAAGCCCTCGGGCGACGACCTGCGCTCCGGTAAGCGGACGGTCCTGTACGCACTGGCCCTCGAGACCGCCGATACCTCCGATCCGGCAGCGGCCCGGCTGCTGCGCGGCTCGATCGGCACCGACCTGTCCGACTCTCAGGTGGAGCAGGTTCGCTCGGTGCTCGTCGACCTCGGTGCCGTCGCCCGGATCGAGGATCGCATCACCGCATTGACCGACAGTGCATTCGAGGCTCTCGAGTCGTCCGGCGCCACGCCGGAGGGTAAGGCCCTTCTGCGCGAATCGGCGGTCGCAGCGACCCGACGGGTGGCGTGA
- a CDS encoding phytoene/squalene synthase family protein encodes MTDDLTRAYAYCADLTAEHGRTYNLATRLLPASRRRAVHALYGFARHVDDIVDVTAVDDPEAAIRGVDDAHTRLHAALAGDPGPLDDTGLVVRALADTIEQYRIPIDCFEAFIRSMRMDVPGTPEFRPHYRTMEELREYMYGSAAVIGLELLPIFEVDDPAAPPAAAALGEAFQLTNFIRDVGEDLERGRVYIPLDLWSAFGVDLDLLREGRRSGVVDPRVRRALAHAVALTRAEYRRAEPGLALLPDRIRPGIRTAFTLYGRILDEVEGSGFRVLDRRATVPRRTRAAVMLTEYVTGSLLRRR; translated from the coding sequence GTGACCGACGATCTCACCCGGGCCTACGCCTACTGCGCTGACCTCACCGCCGAGCACGGACGCACCTACAATCTCGCCACCCGGCTGTTGCCCGCCTCGCGGCGGCGCGCCGTCCACGCGCTCTACGGCTTCGCCAGGCACGTCGACGACATCGTCGATGTCACCGCCGTGGACGACCCGGAAGCCGCGATCCGCGGGGTCGACGATGCGCACACGCGGCTGCACGCCGCGCTCGCGGGAGATCCGGGCCCGCTCGACGACACCGGGCTGGTGGTCCGCGCACTCGCCGACACCATCGAGCAGTACCGGATCCCGATCGACTGTTTCGAGGCGTTCATCCGGTCCATGCGCATGGACGTGCCGGGCACGCCCGAGTTCCGGCCCCATTACCGGACCATGGAGGAACTACGCGAGTACATGTACGGCTCCGCAGCCGTGATCGGGCTCGAACTGCTTCCGATCTTCGAGGTCGACGATCCGGCCGCGCCGCCGGCCGCTGCCGCGCTCGGCGAGGCGTTCCAGCTCACCAACTTCATTCGCGACGTGGGAGAAGACCTCGAACGCGGACGCGTCTACATCCCGCTCGACCTGTGGTCGGCGTTCGGGGTCGACCTCGACCTGCTGCGCGAGGGCAGGCGCAGCGGTGTGGTGGATCCGAGGGTCCGGCGGGCCCTCGCCCACGCGGTCGCGCTGACCCGCGCCGAATACCGCAGGGCCGAACCCGGCCTGGCATTACTCCCCGACCGCATCCGGCCGGGCATCCGCACCGCGTTCACGCTCTACGGGCGGATCCTCGACGAGGTAGAAGGTAGCGGTTTCCGAGTCCTCGACCGGCGCGCGACGGTTCCTCGCCGCACGCGCGCCGCGGTGATGCTCACCGAGTACGTCACCGGTTCGCTGTTGCGGCGTCGCTGA
- a CDS encoding alpha-(1->6)-mannopyranosyltransferase A — translation MSSPASPDAESQTSPAPEGTVTPARERSKHAFLRSPAGNAALLGACGAVFMTFGSFGAGSVRRVDPLLEDIYLSWLRFGHGQLLSTIILWIGVLLMIGAWVRVGRATLAGLVTVRDLWTVLPAWTAPLLIATPMFSRDAYSYLAQGALLRDGFDPYAVGPVVNPGVLLDNVSNVWTTTTTPYGPVHLLLGAGITSITDDNVVTGTWLWRLTMLPGLALMAWAVPKLARRMGGNPAIALWLAVLNPLVLIHLVGGVHNELLMVGLMIAGIVLVLEGHHLGGIALVSLGAAIKATAGLALPFLVWVWMVHERDRARAEGREPAAPVRLFAKAAGLGLLVFAAVFGGTSLLAGVGIGWLTALSGSSKIINWLSLPTMMAHVVTWITPWRLGSILDITRLLCAIALVVILAWAWWRFRRTERDAVFGIVVALTAVTLLSPAALPWYYSWPLAVAAAFTMSPRVLMVLVALSTWLMLIFNPDGSIGMYNLAHVALAVFASIVAARALVTYDPLRLRLRPRPAPPTGAARDDRA, via the coding sequence ATGTCGTCCCCTGCCTCGCCCGACGCCGAGTCGCAGACCTCGCCCGCGCCGGAGGGGACGGTCACACCGGCACGTGAGCGTTCGAAACATGCCTTCCTGAGGAGCCCCGCCGGCAATGCCGCACTGCTCGGCGCGTGCGGTGCGGTGTTCATGACCTTCGGCAGTTTCGGGGCGGGCAGCGTCCGCCGGGTCGATCCGCTGCTCGAGGACATCTACCTGTCCTGGCTGCGCTTCGGCCACGGCCAGTTGCTCTCGACGATCATCTTGTGGATCGGTGTGCTCCTCATGATCGGCGCGTGGGTACGCGTCGGCCGGGCGACCCTCGCCGGGCTCGTGACGGTGCGCGATCTGTGGACGGTGCTGCCCGCGTGGACGGCTCCCCTGCTGATCGCCACACCGATGTTCAGCCGCGACGCCTATTCCTATCTCGCTCAGGGTGCGCTGTTGCGCGACGGCTTCGATCCGTACGCGGTGGGACCGGTCGTCAATCCGGGTGTCCTGCTCGACAACGTCAGCAATGTGTGGACGACCACCACCACCCCCTACGGCCCCGTCCACCTGCTCCTCGGTGCGGGAATCACGTCCATCACCGACGACAACGTGGTGACGGGAACGTGGTTGTGGCGTCTGACCATGCTCCCCGGCCTCGCGCTCATGGCGTGGGCCGTGCCGAAACTCGCACGCCGCATGGGCGGCAATCCCGCGATCGCCCTGTGGCTCGCGGTCCTGAACCCGCTCGTGCTGATCCACCTCGTCGGCGGAGTGCACAACGAGCTGCTGATGGTCGGTCTCATGATCGCCGGCATCGTGCTGGTTCTCGAGGGCCACCATCTCGGGGGCATCGCACTGGTCTCGCTCGGCGCCGCGATCAAGGCCACCGCGGGGTTGGCGTTGCCCTTCCTGGTGTGGGTGTGGATGGTTCACGAACGCGACCGTGCACGCGCCGAGGGACGCGAACCGGCAGCGCCCGTCCGCCTGTTCGCCAAGGCGGCCGGACTCGGACTGCTCGTGTTCGCTGCGGTCTTCGGTGGCACCTCGTTGCTCGCCGGGGTCGGTATCGGCTGGCTCACCGCCCTGTCCGGATCGTCGAAGATCATCAACTGGTTGTCGCTGCCGACGATGATGGCGCACGTCGTCACATGGATCACTCCATGGCGCCTCGGTTCGATCCTCGACATCACGCGCCTGCTCTGCGCGATCGCGCTGGTGGTGATCCTCGCGTGGGCGTGGTGGCGGTTCCGCCGCACCGAACGCGACGCGGTCTTCGGGATCGTCGTGGCCCTGACCGCTGTGACGCTGCTGTCGCCCGCTGCTCTGCCGTGGTATTACTCGTGGCCGCTCGCGGTCGCCGCCGCCTTCACGATGTCGCCCCGGGTCCTCATGGTGCTCGTCGCGCTGTCGACCTGGCTCATGTTGATCTTCAACCCCGACGGCTCGATCGGCATGTACAACCTCGCGCACGTCGCGCTCGCGGTGTTCGCCTCGATCGTCGCGGCCCGCGCCCTGGTCACCTACGATCCGCTGCGACTGCGACTGCGGCCGCGACCGGCACCGCCCACGGGTGCTGCGCGGGACGACCGTGCCTGA
- a CDS encoding carotenoid biosynthesis protein, translating to MTETYVPAAAHPTRWRTILPVVPAVAAVLAQIAYPLTEGDARDAATVAVVALLTVACLIHAALNRGLTFAVVLFVSSAGIGYLSEVVGTMTGYPYGCYSYVTDRLGPAAFDVPLVVPLAWSAGLYPVWCVASRLVRNGPGRVAAVTVGMLGWDLYLDPQMVADGHWSWCNGGGLPGVEHIPLTNYAGWLLVAAIMATVLVLVDSRSDRADTPRHDGVPIALFLWTWLGSALAHSVFLHAPEFRYSAVYGLIVMGVLGVPLLVSLARARGESGSVPERDEARLAARDPKNRRG from the coding sequence ATGACCGAGACCTACGTGCCGGCCGCGGCCCACCCGACCCGGTGGCGGACGATCCTTCCCGTCGTCCCGGCCGTCGCCGCGGTCCTCGCCCAGATCGCCTATCCCCTGACCGAAGGTGACGCCCGAGACGCCGCGACCGTCGCGGTCGTCGCACTGCTCACCGTCGCCTGCCTCATCCACGCAGCGCTGAACCGCGGTCTCACCTTCGCCGTCGTCCTGTTCGTGAGCTCGGCCGGTATCGGATATCTGTCCGAGGTGGTCGGCACGATGACCGGCTATCCCTACGGCTGCTACAGCTACGTCACCGATCGGCTCGGGCCGGCGGCCTTCGACGTCCCGCTCGTGGTGCCGCTGGCATGGTCGGCGGGCCTGTACCCCGTGTGGTGTGTGGCCTCGCGCCTCGTCCGCAACGGTCCCGGCCGGGTCGCGGCGGTCACTGTCGGCATGCTCGGATGGGATCTCTATCTCGATCCCCAGATGGTCGCGGACGGTCACTGGTCGTGGTGCAACGGCGGTGGCCTGCCCGGGGTCGAGCACATCCCGCTCACCAACTATGCGGGCTGGCTCCTCGTCGCCGCGATCATGGCGACCGTACTCGTGCTCGTCGACTCCCGTTCGGACCGCGCCGATACGCCCCGGCACGACGGTGTGCCGATCGCCTTGTTCCTGTGGACGTGGCTCGGTTCGGCCCTCGCCCACAGTGTCTTCCTCCATGCCCCCGAATTCCGCTATTCGGCCGTGTACGGGCTGATCGTCATGGGTGTGCTGGGCGTTCCCCTGCTGGTCTCGCTCGCCCGTGCGCGCGGCGAGAGCGGATCCGTCCCGGAACGGGACGAGGCACGACTCGCCGCGCGCGACCCGAAGAACCGACGAGGATGA
- a CDS encoding LppM family (lipo)protein, whose product MTVPGTMFSVQSSTVSARRRVVAVVGLVLLAVPLLTGCLRVQATMGISSDDRVSGQIVAATIPADENDPGPELTAPSALAGKVRVQEYSQDGYVGSQVFFNDLTFGDVQQLTTMSDQSAGMFQLNLQRSGDLVALNGRVDLESAPSQGTDVQFTIAFPARVATTNGTRESDSIVTWKLPAGEVSSLRAEVRYADPNTRGFAGWAGIMAGAAFGVTLIIAGAAWFTRNPAPQWSATSGTRS is encoded by the coding sequence ATGACCGTGCCTGGCACCATGTTCTCCGTGCAGTCGTCCACCGTGTCCGCCCGCCGTCGTGTCGTCGCGGTCGTGGGGCTCGTGCTCCTCGCCGTTCCGCTCCTCACCGGCTGCCTGCGCGTGCAGGCGACGATGGGGATCTCCTCCGACGACCGCGTGTCGGGGCAGATCGTCGCCGCGACCATTCCCGCCGACGAGAACGATCCCGGCCCCGAGCTCACCGCCCCCTCGGCACTGGCCGGGAAGGTGCGGGTGCAGGAGTATTCGCAGGACGGCTATGTGGGGAGCCAGGTCTTCTTCAACGACCTCACCTTCGGCGACGTCCAGCAGCTCACGACGATGTCCGATCAGAGCGCGGGCATGTTCCAGCTCAACCTGCAGCGTTCCGGCGACCTCGTCGCGCTGAACGGACGTGTGGACCTCGAGTCCGCCCCGTCCCAGGGCACGGACGTGCAGTTCACCATCGCGTTCCCGGCCCGGGTGGCGACCACCAACGGCACCCGCGAGTCGGATTCGATCGTGACCTGGAAGCTCCCGGCCGGTGAGGTGAGCAGCCTGCGGGCGGAGGTGCGCTACGCGGATCCCAACACGCGCGGTTTCGCGGGCTGGGCCGGGATCATGGCCGGAGCCGCCTTCGGGGTCACGCTGATCATCGCGGGCGCCGCCTGGTTCACCCGTAATCCGGCGCCGCAGTGGTCTGCGACGAGCGGGACGCGGTCCTGA
- the metF gene encoding methylenetetrahydrofolate reductase [NAD(P)H], protein MSRTPSIVDRLGSTRSGRIPFSVEFSPPRDAEAEGRLWRAVRTFERLGPAFVSMTYGAGGSTRDRTVRVTGRLAEETTLLPVAHLTAVGHSIDELRAMVGAYADRGITNILALRGDPPGNPLGEWEKHPEGLEYADELVRLVRDLGDFHVGVASFPEGHHRSPDLDHDTRYLVQKLRAGAEYSITQMFFDVEHYLRLRDRVVAHDAEQGLKPIIPEIMPITSLRSARRSLELSGSQLPPVLEERLRRAAGDGPEEDRAAVREVGIEVATEMCERLIAEGAPCLHFITLNFARATGEVLTRLGYELEAPAAVQPV, encoded by the coding sequence ATTTCTCGGACCCCGTCGATCGTGGACCGTCTCGGGTCCACGCGTTCGGGCCGCATTCCGTTCTCCGTCGAGTTCTCCCCGCCTCGCGACGCCGAGGCCGAGGGACGACTGTGGCGTGCCGTGCGGACGTTCGAGCGTCTCGGCCCGGCCTTCGTATCGATGACCTACGGCGCCGGGGGATCCACCCGCGACCGTACGGTCCGGGTCACCGGGCGTCTCGCCGAGGAGACCACCCTCCTGCCGGTCGCGCATCTCACGGCCGTCGGGCACAGCATCGACGAACTTCGCGCGATGGTCGGAGCGTATGCCGACCGCGGTATCACCAACATCCTGGCCCTGCGTGGCGATCCGCCGGGCAACCCGCTCGGCGAGTGGGAGAAGCACCCGGAGGGTCTCGAGTACGCCGACGAGCTCGTCCGGTTGGTGCGCGACCTCGGCGACTTCCACGTCGGCGTCGCGTCCTTCCCGGAAGGGCATCACCGGTCCCCGGATCTCGATCACGACACCCGCTATCTCGTGCAGAAGCTGCGCGCGGGCGCCGAGTACTCGATCACCCAGATGTTCTTCGACGTCGAGCACTATCTGCGTCTGCGCGACCGGGTCGTGGCGCACGACGCCGAGCAGGGACTGAAGCCGATCATCCCCGAGATCATGCCCATCACGTCGCTGCGCTCGGCGCGCCGCAGCCTCGAACTGTCGGGTTCGCAGTTGCCGCCCGTACTCGAGGAGCGCCTGCGGCGGGCGGCGGGCGACGGTCCCGAGGAGGACCGGGCGGCAGTACGCGAGGTGGGCATCGAGGTCGCGACGGAGATGTGCGAGCGCCTGATCGCCGAGGGTGCGCCGTGCCTGCACTTCATCACGCTCAACTTCGCCCGCGCGACCGGCGAGGTGCTCACCCGCCTCGGCTACGAACTCGAGGCTCCCGCCGCGGTGCAGCCGGTCTGA
- a CDS encoding glycosyltransferase, with translation MVCDERDAVLTGLSRDPSPTPWERLVTGGALVASYGAVVAVANRFMLPRLAPGPVVDEQVTVVVPARDEAPRIGAIVSDLRAQRGLRVLHVIVFDDDSSDGTADLAAAAAGGDERITVVRSTDPPAAGWTGKAAACAAAVARAGSAVDEGVVVFIDADVRLAPDALAGAVTLLRRQDAALVSPFPFQRTGSALERLVQPLLFWSWFSLLPVALSHRTRRPSMAVACGQFLVFDARAYAAIGGHAEVAASPTEDLDLARALRRTGERTTVAAAGRFASCRMYDGPRPLVGGYTRWLWSAFGSPAGAAAVVALYLVAYLVPPAAALLGDGRTRRWGVTGAAAGMLSRLLARTTERGGRRHPETPDRVAGDLLDAAAHPASVLAFGALTASSIRARRSGRASWKARILP, from the coding sequence GTGGTCTGCGACGAGCGGGACGCGGTCCTGACCGGCCTGTCGCGCGATCCGAGTCCCACCCCGTGGGAGCGGCTCGTCACCGGTGGCGCTCTCGTTGCCTCCTACGGCGCGGTGGTCGCCGTCGCGAACCGCTTCATGCTCCCCCGTCTCGCGCCCGGCCCGGTCGTCGACGAGCAGGTCACCGTGGTCGTCCCCGCCCGTGACGAGGCCCCGCGCATCGGTGCGATCGTTTCCGACCTGCGGGCACAGCGAGGACTGCGCGTCCTGCACGTGATCGTCTTCGACGACGACTCGTCCGACGGCACCGCCGACCTTGCCGCGGCTGCCGCCGGAGGGGACGAGCGCATCACCGTCGTGCGGTCGACGGACCCGCCTGCCGCCGGGTGGACCGGGAAAGCCGCCGCATGCGCCGCGGCGGTGGCCCGCGCCGGCTCGGCGGTGGACGAGGGAGTCGTCGTATTCATCGACGCCGACGTCCGGCTCGCACCCGATGCGCTCGCCGGCGCCGTCACGCTGCTGCGCCGCCAGGATGCCGCGCTCGTCTCCCCGTTCCCGTTTCAGCGGACCGGATCGGCACTCGAGCGGCTCGTGCAACCCCTGCTGTTCTGGTCGTGGTTCTCGCTGCTGCCGGTCGCGCTCTCGCACCGCACCCGCCGGCCGTCGATGGCGGTCGCGTGCGGACAGTTCCTCGTCTTCGACGCCCGGGCCTACGCCGCCATCGGTGGGCACGCGGAGGTCGCGGCGAGTCCCACGGAAGATCTCGATCTCGCCCGGGCCCTACGCCGCACCGGAGAGCGCACCACGGTCGCGGCCGCGGGCCGATTCGCGTCGTGCCGGATGTACGACGGACCCCGCCCGCTGGTCGGCGGCTACACGCGCTGGCTGTGGTCGGCGTTCGGCTCTCCTGCCGGGGCGGCCGCGGTGGTGGCGCTGTATCTCGTCGCCTACCTCGTTCCCCCGGCCGCAGCCCTGCTCGGAGACGGGCGGACGCGACGCTGGGGCGTGACCGGAGCCGCCGCGGGAATGCTGTCGCGGCTGCTCGCGCGAACGACCGAACGGGGAGGCCGCCGGCACCCGGAGACCCCCGACCGTGTCGCCGGCGATCTACTGGACGCCGCGGCCCACCCGGCATCGGTCCTGGCCTTCGGCGCGCTCACGGCGTCGTCGATCCGGGCACGGCGCAGCGGACGCGCGTCGTGGAAGGCACGCATCCTGCCCTGA
- the crtI gene encoding phytoene desaturase family protein translates to MRTVSGVDRVVVVGAGLAGLSAALHLRGGGKDVTVLERADDVGGRVGSYHGPGYEIDNGATVLTMPELIDDALASVGADRDSVRPALRTRRLSPAYHARFADGTSIDVHSDPDAMVAEISRVCGPDEARRYLRLRSWLADIFEAEFDRFMDANFDSPLDLVSSPAAVRDLVRLLRLGGFGRLGAQVNRRVTDPRLRRVFTFQALYAGVAPARALAVYGAIAHMDTSMGVYAVDGGMRSVARAMAAAFVEAGGRLELGREVTAVDITGGRIDGVRTRDGHRFPCDAAVLTPDTPIVDAVLPRRRRRRTLAAPSAVVLHGSIPTGVTGGWSAQHHHVIDFGAAWDRTFAEITRSRGRGRLMSDPSLLITRPALSDPGLRFTREGVEHEPLSVLAPCPNLDSAPLAWAELAVPYRNELLDVLDRRGYGGITNGFRVDHIDTPATWHARGMQAGSPFSSAHVFRQTGPFRRRNLDPAVPGVVLAGSATVPGVGVPTVLLSGRLAAERLGVPRTR, encoded by the coding sequence ATGCGGACGGTTTCCGGCGTCGACCGGGTCGTCGTGGTCGGCGCCGGACTCGCCGGTCTGTCGGCGGCTCTGCACCTGCGTGGCGGGGGCAAGGACGTGACGGTGCTCGAACGCGCCGACGACGTCGGTGGCCGGGTCGGCAGCTATCACGGGCCGGGCTACGAGATCGACAACGGCGCCACCGTACTGACGATGCCCGAGTTGATCGACGATGCGCTCGCCTCGGTGGGCGCCGACCGGGACTCCGTCCGCCCGGCGCTCCGCACCCGGCGACTCTCCCCCGCCTATCACGCACGCTTCGCCGACGGCACCTCGATCGATGTGCATTCGGATCCCGATGCCATGGTCGCGGAGATCTCCCGGGTGTGCGGGCCCGACGAAGCAAGGCGCTACCTGCGGTTGCGCTCCTGGCTCGCCGACATCTTCGAGGCGGAGTTCGACCGCTTCATGGACGCGAACTTCGACTCGCCGCTCGACCTCGTCTCGTCGCCCGCCGCCGTGCGCGATCTGGTGCGCCTGCTCCGTCTGGGCGGGTTCGGCAGGCTCGGCGCGCAGGTGAACCGCAGGGTCACCGACCCCCGCCTGCGCCGCGTCTTCACCTTCCAGGCGCTGTACGCCGGTGTCGCTCCGGCACGGGCTCTGGCGGTATACGGAGCCATCGCCCACATGGACACCTCGATGGGTGTGTACGCGGTGGACGGCGGTATGCGGTCGGTCGCCCGCGCGATGGCCGCGGCGTTCGTCGAGGCCGGGGGGCGGCTCGAACTCGGCCGGGAGGTGACCGCGGTCGACATCACCGGCGGCCGGATCGACGGTGTCCGCACCCGCGACGGGCACCGCTTCCCGTGCGACGCGGCCGTCCTGACCCCCGACACCCCGATCGTCGACGCCGTGCTGCCGCGCCGGCGGCGCCGGCGCACGCTGGCCGCACCCTCGGCGGTGGTGCTGCACGGATCCATCCCTACCGGGGTGACCGGCGGCTGGTCGGCACAACATCACCACGTGATCGACTTCGGCGCCGCATGGGACCGCACCTTCGCCGAGATCACCCGCAGCCGCGGTCGCGGCCGCCTGATGTCGGATCCGTCACTGCTGATCACCCGGCCCGCACTGTCCGATCCCGGCCTGCGGTTCACCCGCGAGGGCGTCGAACACGAGCCCCTGTCGGTGCTGGCACCGTGCCCGAACCTCGACAGCGCCCCACTCGCCTGGGCGGAACTCGCGGTGCCCTACCGCAACGAGCTGCTCGACGTCCTCGACCGCCGCGGATACGGCGGGATCACGAACGGGTTCCGCGTCGACCACATCGACACACCCGCGACCTGGCACGCCCGTGGCATGCAGGCGGGCAGCCCGTTCTCGAGCGCGCACGTCTTCCGCCAGACCGGACCCTTCCGGCGACGCAACCTCGACCCGGCCGTTCCCGGCGTGGTGCTCGCAGGTTCGGCGACGGTGCCCGGCGTCGGCGTGCCCACCGTGCTGTTGTCCGGGAGGCTCGCCGCCGAACGGCTCGGTGTTCCGCGCACGCGGTGA
- a CDS encoding phytoene desaturase family protein has translation MNPTLDAVVVGSGHNALVSACYLARDGWSVEVLERDTVPGGAVSTVERFPGYAVDRGSSAHIMVRHSGIVEELDLAAHGLRYIDCDPWAYAPPPEGTDRPGIVFHRDLDRTCASVEAACGRREADAYRRFVQDWGPRSAAVMKSFTHPPTGRHLLSSFWGLDAGEGGSALSRRFLTTGDSLLDEYFDDEPLKAALAWFGAQSGPPMSEPGTAAMVGFAALMHTLPPGRAIGGSGALTQALLSRLRSDGGTVTCGDAVTEISRSGDLWTVRTESGRSVRARRVVAGCHVLTTLDLLDRGGYDRDRLEGWRRSMRVGPGIGMVLRLGTASLPHYRGCDEPELTTSGLQLLVDDRAHLRAAHGAAMAGDLPPRPAVLAMSFSALDQTIAPAGKHQITLWSQWHPYALRGGRRWEDIAGSETDRILAEMETRSPGFTAGVEHCHVQTPADIESELGLLGGNVMHVEMSLDQMFLWRPLPELSGYRVPDAPGLYLTGASTHPGGGVSGASGRNAARVALADAKGGIVDRVKGWVSR, from the coding sequence ATGAACCCCACACTCGACGCCGTCGTAGTCGGATCGGGTCACAACGCCCTGGTCTCGGCGTGCTATCTCGCCCGTGACGGATGGTCGGTGGAAGTGCTCGAACGCGACACCGTGCCGGGCGGGGCCGTCTCCACCGTCGAGCGCTTCCCCGGATACGCCGTCGACCGTGGCTCCTCGGCCCACATCATGGTCCGCCACTCGGGGATCGTCGAGGAACTCGATCTCGCCGCCCACGGACTGCGCTACATCGACTGCGACCCGTGGGCGTACGCGCCGCCGCCGGAGGGCACCGACCGTCCGGGCATCGTGTTCCACCGCGATCTCGACCGGACGTGCGCGTCCGTCGAGGCCGCGTGCGGGCGCCGGGAGGCCGACGCGTACCGCCGATTCGTGCAGGACTGGGGCCCGCGCAGCGCGGCGGTGATGAAGTCGTTCACCCATCCCCCGACCGGTCGGCACCTGCTGTCCTCGTTCTGGGGTCTCGACGCCGGGGAAGGCGGCAGCGCCCTGTCCCGCCGGTTCCTCACCACCGGCGACAGCCTGCTCGACGAGTACTTCGACGACGAACCCCTGAAAGCGGCACTGGCCTGGTTCGGTGCGCAGTCCGGACCGCCCATGTCCGAACCCGGCACCGCCGCGATGGTGGGTTTCGCGGCCCTCATGCACACCCTCCCCCCGGGCCGCGCGATCGGCGGGAGCGGCGCACTCACCCAGGCACTGCTGTCCCGACTGCGCTCCGACGGCGGCACGGTGACCTGCGGCGACGCCGTCACGGAGATCAGCCGCTCCGGCGACCTGTGGACCGTGCGCACCGAATCCGGACGCTCCGTGCGGGCGCGAAGGGTCGTCGCCGGCTGCCACGTCCTCACCACGCTGGATCTGCTCGACCGCGGCGGATACGACCGCGACCGGCTCGAAGGCTGGCGGCGCAGCATGCGGGTCGGCCCGGGCATCGGCATGGTCCTGCGGCTGGGCACCGCCTCGCTGCCGCACTACCGCGGGTGCGACGAACCGGAGCTGACCACATCGGGTCTGCAACTGCTCGTCGACGACCGCGCCCACCTGCGGGCGGCGCACGGTGCCGCGATGGCGGGAGACCTGCCCCCACGACCGGCGGTTCTCGCCATGAGCTTCTCGGCACTCGATCAGACCATTGCGCCCGCCGGCAAACACCAGATCACGCTGTGGTCCCAATGGCATCCGTATGCGCTGCGAGGCGGACGACGCTGGGAGGACATCGCCGGATCGGAAACCGATCGCATCCTCGCGGAGATGGAGACGCGATCTCCCGGATTCACCGCCGGCGTCGAACATTGCCACGTACAGACCCCCGCGGACATCGAGAGCGAACTCGGGCTGCTCGGCGGGAACGTCATGCACGTGGAGATGTCCCTGGACCAGATGTTCCTGTGGCGGCCGCTGCCGGAACTGTCGGGCTATCGGGTGCCCGACGCGCCCGGTCTCTACCTCACCGGCGCCTCGACGCATCCCGGCGGCGGTGTCTCCGGCGCGAGCGGACGCAACGCCGCCCGCGTCGCCCTCGCCGACGCCAAGGGCGGCATCGTCGACCGCGTGAAGGGCTGGGTGTCGCGATGA